One genomic region from Bacillus rossius redtenbacheri isolate Brsri chromosome 6, Brsri_v3, whole genome shotgun sequence encodes:
- the LOC134532722 gene encoding elongator complex protein 5 isoform X1 yields the protein MLSDIINRKLPSRCVLIQDSIEQSGQPLLEAFIQRAVDEDRNICIFCFETPVTEIQKSIKGVDRERIQFYDCFYDHRNWLHCCGKRSGNTEILEMDSKCLQRATLPESDSQIVFIDSLSPLLCGTDLCSCYAQLHALCNSGQVVCLVHEDVLLDARTTLAGLRHLATTCVRVLPPSPASRGGPVAEVRHLKPGGGVLRQTERFLIGANKEVTSEKIQSGSGSSVGTRLPDSSQLPPDLTTFKIDLKQGEKQARSKLVLPYIRPSAESTDVGGGKVFYQPDAADDWDEEDPDDDLDI from the exons ATGTTGAGCGATATTATTAACAGAAAGTTGCCAAGCAGATGTGTTCTCATTCAAG ACTCAATAGAGCAGAGTGGTCAACCACTTCTGGAGGCCTTCATCCAGCGTGCGGTTGACGAAGATAGAAACATCTGTATTTTCTGTTTTGAAACTCCAGTCACAGAAATACAGAAAAGCATTAAAGGGGTTGATCGTGAAAGAATACAATTTTATGACTGCTTTTATGACCATCGAAACTGGCTTCATT GCTGCGGCAAGAGAAGTGGTAACACAGAAATTTTGGAAATGGACTCAAAGTGTTTGCAACGAGCAACTCTTCCAGAAAGTGATTCCCAGATTGTATTCATAGACTCTCTCTCCCCACTCCTCTGCGGCACTGACTTGTGCAGCTGTTACGCACAGTTACATGCATTGTGTAACTCTG GGCAGGTGGTGTGCCTGGTGCACGAAGACGTGCTACTGGATGCACGGACGACGTTGGCCGGGCTGCGCCACCTGGCCACCACCTGCGTCCGCGTGCTGCCGCCCAGCCCCGCGTCGCGAGGCGGCCCAGTGGCGGAGGTACGCCACTTGAAGCCCGGGGGCGGTGTTCTGCGGCAG ACAGAAAGATTTTTGATTGGTGCTAATAAGGAAGTTACCAGTGAGAAGATACAATCTGGATCTGGAAGTTCTGTTGGGACCAGACTTCCAGATTCAAGTCAGCTGCCACCAGACCTCACCACTTTCAAGATAGATCTCAAACAAGGTGAAAAACAGGCGCGGAGCAAGCTTGTGCTGCCGTACATCAG ACCCAGTGCGGAGTCGACAGATGTAGGCGGAGGCAAAGTCTTTTACCAGCCGGATGCTGCAGATGACTGGGATGAGGAGGACCCAGATGATGATCTTGATATTTAG
- the LOC134532722 gene encoding elongator complex protein 5 isoform X2 has translation MLSDIINRKLPSRCVLIQDSIEQSGQPLLEAFIQRAVDEDRNICIFCFETPVTEIQKSIKGVDRERIQFYDCFYDHRNWLHCCGKRSGNTEILEMDSKCLQRATLPESDSQIVFIDSLSPLLCGTDLCSCYAQLHALCNSGQVVCLVHEDVLLDARTTLAGLRHLATTCVRVLPPSPASRGGPVAEVRHLKPGGGVLRQEVTSEKIQSGSGSSVGTRLPDSSQLPPDLTTFKIDLKQGEKQARSKLVLPYIRPSAESTDVGGGKVFYQPDAADDWDEEDPDDDLDI, from the exons ATGTTGAGCGATATTATTAACAGAAAGTTGCCAAGCAGATGTGTTCTCATTCAAG ACTCAATAGAGCAGAGTGGTCAACCACTTCTGGAGGCCTTCATCCAGCGTGCGGTTGACGAAGATAGAAACATCTGTATTTTCTGTTTTGAAACTCCAGTCACAGAAATACAGAAAAGCATTAAAGGGGTTGATCGTGAAAGAATACAATTTTATGACTGCTTTTATGACCATCGAAACTGGCTTCATT GCTGCGGCAAGAGAAGTGGTAACACAGAAATTTTGGAAATGGACTCAAAGTGTTTGCAACGAGCAACTCTTCCAGAAAGTGATTCCCAGATTGTATTCATAGACTCTCTCTCCCCACTCCTCTGCGGCACTGACTTGTGCAGCTGTTACGCACAGTTACATGCATTGTGTAACTCTG GGCAGGTGGTGTGCCTGGTGCACGAAGACGTGCTACTGGATGCACGGACGACGTTGGCCGGGCTGCGCCACCTGGCCACCACCTGCGTCCGCGTGCTGCCGCCCAGCCCCGCGTCGCGAGGCGGCCCAGTGGCGGAGGTACGCCACTTGAAGCCCGGGGGCGGTGTTCTGCGGCAG GAAGTTACCAGTGAGAAGATACAATCTGGATCTGGAAGTTCTGTTGGGACCAGACTTCCAGATTCAAGTCAGCTGCCACCAGACCTCACCACTTTCAAGATAGATCTCAAACAAGGTGAAAAACAGGCGCGGAGCAAGCTTGTGCTGCCGTACATCAG ACCCAGTGCGGAGTCGACAGATGTAGGCGGAGGCAAAGTCTTTTACCAGCCGGATGCTGCAGATGACTGGGATGAGGAGGACCCAGATGATGATCTTGATATTTAG
- the LOC134532723 gene encoding leucine carboxyl methyltransferase 1 isoform X1 gives MAAILQEEAIQATNDDATSCKLAAVSLGYWEDPYVSYFIRSPTRKPPEINRGYYARVKGVESLINKFIKKVGNNCQIINLGAGFDTLFWRLQDTGHSVANFIELDFPAVTSKKCICIQKNKNLFNRLKAGEDAAAGCTGADLHGTGYHLLGVDLQSVDRLLEKLDQCGVQDGLPTLLLAECVLVYMRGEEVHRLLSCLARRFRAALFVSYEQVNMNDRFGDMMLTNLRARSCHLPSVAACRDLDSQRQRFLQAGWDGAKAWDMVEVYHSLTSSERRRIERLEFLDEQELLMQLLQHYCIAVAWKSDLFADVSIAD, from the exons ATGGCTGCTATACTTCAAGAAGAAGCAATTCAGGCTACAAATGACGATGCAACATCATGCAAGCTGGCCGCAGTCTCATTGGGGTATTGGGAAGATCCGTATGTATCGTATTTTATCAGAAGCCCAACAAGAAAACCCCCAGAAATAAATCGCGGCTATTACGCCAGAGTCAAAGGAGTCGAGTctttaataaacaaatttattaag aaAGTTGGTAACAATtgccaaataataaatttaggAGCTGGATTTGATACACTGTTTTGGCGACTGCAAGATACTGGTCATAGTGTTGCCAATTTTATTGAACTGGACTTCCCTGCAGTTACATCTAAGAAATGCATTTGTATTCAGAAAAACAAAAATCTCTTCAACAGGTTAAAAGCTGGAG AAGACGCGGCCGCCGGCTGCACCGGCGCGGACCTGCACGGCACCGGCTACCACCTGCTGGGCGTGGACCTGCAGAGCGTGGACCGGCTGCTAGAGAAGCTGGACCAGTGCGGGGTGCAGGACGGGCTCCCCACGCTGCTGCTGGCGGAGTGCGTGCTCGTGTACATGCGGGGGGAGGAGGTGCACCGGCTGCTCTCCTGCCTCGCCCGCAGGTTCCGCGCCGCGCTCTTCGTCAGCTACGAGCAG GTGAACATGAACGACAGGTTCGGGGACATGATGCTGACGAACCTGCGGGCCAGAAGCTGCCACCTGCCCAGCGTCGCTGCGTGCCGGGACCTCGACTCCCAGAGGCAGAG GTTTTTACAAGCTGGTTGGGATGGAGCAAAAGCCTGGGACATGGTCGAGGTGTACCATTCGCTCACAAGCAGCGAGCGACGGCGAATCGAGCGTCTCGAGTTCCTGGACGAGCAGGAGCTGCTGATGCAGCTGCTGCAGCACTACTGCATCGCTGTCGCTTGGAAGAGCGACTTGTTCGCTGATGTGTCGATCGCTGATTGA
- the LOC134532721 gene encoding BTB/POZ domain-containing protein 6-B-like isoform X3 → MFYKVEMAPLYACLLMTTVLKNQVCEAKWLRTLRVHENHSEGVITFCVTDARQQLGDPNTRVFSHIQYINSLPWKVMLQRRVSYLGVFLCLHGSEYEPSSKVYAEFGFRLVDQTDASNFVVEVGHHKFSRGGTGHGFPNFADVDKLLNPEGNFLRNNTIVIECHVACSSLLKVTDISASADDAIQTFVQKNDLSLDYLADRAKYVLENGVGSDCKFIVDGYTKKVSKAILARASPVFERMFFVDGKGHDFYLVKDISGSVFDLVLQHIYGVSWVFESKVQATELYYAALKYELKDLQVICIQYIWPTTLDDVWVSLDCAVRYKLEDLQEAALVILRKNAVKAFESLPFLSISLDCLTLILKQTHLKVTSEMDVFSAALRWASAACKTKNVAVTGKNLRSTLGEAIRHIRFLSMTNKEFAGSPCESGVLTEQEKADVFQRLTAEKYEPLLLELSGIKSLRHK, encoded by the exons GTGGAAATGGCTCCACTGTATGCTTGCCTTCTGATGACAACTGTATTGAAGAACCAAGTTTGCGAAGCCAAGTGGTTGAGGACACTGCGA gTACATGAAAACCACTCTGAAGGAGTCATTACGTTTTGCGTGACTGATGCACGGCAGCAACTTGGAGACCCAAACACAAGAGTTTTCTCTCACATTCAGTACATCAACAGCCTGCCATGGAAGGTCATGTTACAGCGAAGAGTTTCCTATCTGGGAGTATTCCTTTGCCTCCACGGCTCAGAGTATGAACCTAGCTCTAAAGTTTATGCGGAGTTCGGCTTCAGACTAGTTGATCAAACAGATGCTTCAAACTTTGTCGTAGAAGTTGGGCATCACAAATTTAGCAGAGGTGGCACTGGCCATGGTTTTCCCAATTTTGCAGATGTAGATAAATTGCTGAACCCAGAGGGAAATTTTTTGAGAAACAACACAATTGTGATTGAATGCCATGTTGCATGTTCCTCTTTACTAAAGGTCACCGACATAAGTGCATCTGCAGATGATGCCATACAGACATTTGTGCAGAAAAATGATTTGTCACTAGATTACTTAGCTGACAGAGCTAAATATGTTTTAGAAAATGGTGTTGGTAGTGATTGCAAGTTTATCGTAGATGGATATACTAAAAAGGTCTCTAAAGCCATTCTGGCCCGTGCAAGTCCAGTGTTTGAACGCATGTTTTTCGTAGATGGGAAAGGTCATGATTTTTATCTTGTGAAAGACATCAGTGGCAGTGTATTTGACCTGGTGCTTCAACATATCTATGGAGTCAGTTGGGTATTTGAGTCCAAGGTGCAAGCTACTGAACTCTACTATGCTGCTCTTAAATATGAATTGAAGGACTTGCAAGTAATCTGCATTCAGTACATTTGGCCGACTACTTTAGATGACGTTTGGGTTTCATTGGATTGTGCGGTACGCTACAAACTTGAAGACCTACAAGAAGCTGCTCTGGTAATACTGAGGAAAAATGCTGTCAAAGCATTTGAATCACTGCCATTTCTGAGCATCTCGCTGGATTGCCTGACCCTCATTTTGAAACAAACACACCTCAAGGTCACGTCGGAGATGGATGTGTTCAGTGCTGCTCTCCGGTGGGCCAGTGCTGCTTGCAAGACTAAGAATGTGGCCGTGACTGGTAAAAATCTTCGCTCAACTTTAGGAGAAGCTATCAGGCACATAAGATTTCTCTCCATGACTAACAAAGAATTCGCAGGAAGTCCATGTGAGAGTGGAGTGCTAACGGAGCAAGAGAAGGCAGACGTCTTTCAACGGCTGACAGCAGAGAAGTATGAGCCATTGTTGTTGGAACTGTCAGGTATTAAAAGTCTGCGGCATAAGTAG
- the LOC134532723 gene encoding leucine carboxyl methyltransferase 1 isoform X2, giving the protein MAAILQEEAIQATNDDATSCKLAAVSLGYWEDPYVSYFIRSPTRKPPEINRGYYARVKGVESLINKFIKKVGNNCQIINLGAGFDTLFWRLQDTGHSVANFIELDFPAVTSKKCICIQKNKNLFNRLKAGDAAAGCTGADLHGTGYHLLGVDLQSVDRLLEKLDQCGVQDGLPTLLLAECVLVYMRGEEVHRLLSCLARRFRAALFVSYEQVNMNDRFGDMMLTNLRARSCHLPSVAACRDLDSQRQRFLQAGWDGAKAWDMVEVYHSLTSSERRRIERLEFLDEQELLMQLLQHYCIAVAWKSDLFADVSIAD; this is encoded by the exons ATGGCTGCTATACTTCAAGAAGAAGCAATTCAGGCTACAAATGACGATGCAACATCATGCAAGCTGGCCGCAGTCTCATTGGGGTATTGGGAAGATCCGTATGTATCGTATTTTATCAGAAGCCCAACAAGAAAACCCCCAGAAATAAATCGCGGCTATTACGCCAGAGTCAAAGGAGTCGAGTctttaataaacaaatttattaag aaAGTTGGTAACAATtgccaaataataaatttaggAGCTGGATTTGATACACTGTTTTGGCGACTGCAAGATACTGGTCATAGTGTTGCCAATTTTATTGAACTGGACTTCCCTGCAGTTACATCTAAGAAATGCATTTGTATTCAGAAAAACAAAAATCTCTTCAACAGGTTAAAAGCTGGAG ACGCGGCCGCCGGCTGCACCGGCGCGGACCTGCACGGCACCGGCTACCACCTGCTGGGCGTGGACCTGCAGAGCGTGGACCGGCTGCTAGAGAAGCTGGACCAGTGCGGGGTGCAGGACGGGCTCCCCACGCTGCTGCTGGCGGAGTGCGTGCTCGTGTACATGCGGGGGGAGGAGGTGCACCGGCTGCTCTCCTGCCTCGCCCGCAGGTTCCGCGCCGCGCTCTTCGTCAGCTACGAGCAG GTGAACATGAACGACAGGTTCGGGGACATGATGCTGACGAACCTGCGGGCCAGAAGCTGCCACCTGCCCAGCGTCGCTGCGTGCCGGGACCTCGACTCCCAGAGGCAGAG GTTTTTACAAGCTGGTTGGGATGGAGCAAAAGCCTGGGACATGGTCGAGGTGTACCATTCGCTCACAAGCAGCGAGCGACGGCGAATCGAGCGTCTCGAGTTCCTGGACGAGCAGGAGCTGCTGATGCAGCTGCTGCAGCACTACTGCATCGCTGTCGCTTGGAAGAGCGACTTGTTCGCTGATGTGTCGATCGCTGATTGA